The Dunckerocampus dactyliophorus isolate RoL2022-P2 chromosome 16, RoL_Ddac_1.1, whole genome shotgun sequence genome includes a window with the following:
- the LOC129168885 gene encoding zinc finger X-chromosomal protein isoform X3 produces the protein MAVHRFAPDELVIQDAVEDVVSEYVHCDEDEDVAVETCVMALDGEEEGVAMGDIPEDSLDAEQQDDDQDGCGDYLMISLDEAGKMVSEDGTEVTVEGAVEDQEVEKDEDGQEVIKVYIFKADSGEDDMGESVDISDGDMENVALTESSGQTLQEKMVYMSVGDSHHQGNHSVEDSESCENGNGAASALLHIDESDGIDEVSRQRNKTKRRSEPRQVQTAIIIGPYGQPLTVYPCMLCGKKFKSRGFLKRHTKNHHQEVLTRKKYQCTDCDFTTNKKASLHNHMEVHALSSKAPFECEMCGKEFHQQSALFSHRLQHHHREPKSQAPAPAKTHKCKFCDYETAEQGLLNRHLLAVHSKSFPHICVECGKGFRHPSELKKHMRTHTGEKPYSCMYCDYKSADSSNLKTHIKTKHSKEMPYKCERCFQTFAEEEELNQHGLTHEENKTHHCAHCDHKSSNSSDLKRHIISVHTKDYPHKCAVCGKGFHRPSELKKHSVAHRTKKLHQCRHCNFKNADPFVLSRHILSVHTKEQQQASPEMSEAKRTETHAPVATPKNSASSGSTGSGPPTRVSAASLASSVTVVIGKGQKERRIYQCQYCDYSTGDASGFKRHVISIHTKDYPHRCEICSKGFRRPSEKNQHIMRHHKDVVQAE, from the exons ATGGCGGTGCACAGGTTTGCCCCAGACGAGCTAGTGATCCAGGATGCTGTTGAGGATGTGGTATCTGAGTATGTGCACTgcgatgaagatgaagatgtcGCTGTAGAAACCTGCGTGATGGCCTTGGACGGTGAGGAGGAAGGCGTCGCCATGGGTGACATCCCTGAAGACAGCCTCGACGCTGAGCAGCAAGATGACGATCAGGATGGCTGTGGAGATTATCTGATGATATCCT TAGACGAAGCTGGTAAAATGGTGTCTGAGGATGGCACAGAGGTAACCGTGGAAGGAGCTGTAGAGGACCAGGAAGTGGAGAAAGACGAGGATGGACAAGAAGTGATAAAGGTGTACATCTTCAAGGCTGACTCCGGAGAGGACGACATGG GAGAATCTGTTGACATCAGTGATGGGGACATGGAGAACGTGGCGCTGACAGAGTCTTCGGGCCAAACACTTCAAGAGAAGATGGTTTACATGTCTGTTGGCGATTCTCATCACCAAGGAAACCACA GTGTGGAGGATAGCGAGAGCTGCGAAAACGGGAACGGAGCAGCGAGCGCACTTCTGCACATCGACGAGTCGGACGGCATTGACGAAGTCAGCCGACAGCGCAACAAGACCAAGCGACGATCCGAACCTCGACAAGTCCAAACAG CCATCATCATCGGTCCCTATGGTCAACCTCTGACTGTATATCCCTGCATGCTCTGCGGCAAAAAGTTCAAATCGCGAGGCTTCCTGAAACGACACACCAAGAATCATCACCAGGAGGTTCTGACCAGAAAAAAGTACCAGTGCACAGACTGTGACTTCACCACCAACAAGAAAGCTAGCCTCCACAACCACATGGAGGTACATGCCCTGAGCAGCAAGGCCCCCTTTGAGTGTGAAATGTGCGGCAAGGAGTTCCACCAGCAGTCGGCGCTGTTCTCCCACAGACTGCAGCACCACCACCGGGAGCCCAAGAGTCAGGCGCCGGCGCCCGCCAAGACGCACAAATGCAAGTTCTGTGATTACGAAACTGCTGAGCAAGGACTGCTCAACCGACACTTATTGGCCGTTCACAGCAAAAGCTTCCCTCATATCTGTGTGGAATGTGGAAAAGGCTTCCGCCACCCCTCAGAGTTGAAGAAACACATGCGTACGCACACAGGTGAGAAGCCTTACTCTTGCATGTACTGCGACTACAAGTCTGCCGACTCGTCCAACCTCAAGACTCACATCAAGACAAAGCATAGCAAGGAGATGCCATACAAGTGCGAGCGCTGTTTCCAGACGTTTGCAGAAGAGGAGGAGTTGAACCAGCACGGACTCACACACGAGGAGAATAAGACCCACCATTGTGCTCACTGTGACCACAAAAGTTCCAACTCCAGCGATCTAAAGCGCCATATCATATCCGTGCACACCAAGGACTACCCACACAAATGTGCCGTGTGTGGCAAAGGCTTCCACCGGCCGTCTGAACTGAAGAAGCACTCTGTCGCCCACCGCACCAAGAAACTTCACCAGTGCCGACACTGCAACTTCAAAAACGCTGACCCTTTTGTCCTCAGTCGCCATATCTTGTCCGTGCACACCAAGGAGCAGCAGCAGGCCTCCCCTGAAATGAGCGAGGCCAAAAGGACAGAGACACACGCTCCTGTGGCAACCCCTAAAAACTCTGCATCTAGTGGCTCGACTGGCTCAGGCCCGCCCACTAGAGTGAGCGCAGCCAGCTTAGCGAGTAGCGTGACTGTGGTTATTGGCAAAGGACAAAAAGAACGTAGAATCTACCAGTGCCAGTACTGTGACTACAGCACGGGGGACGCATCAGGATTCAAGCGACACGTTATTTCTATCCACACAAAGGACTACCCGCACCGCTGCGAGATCTGTTCTAAAGGCTTCCGGCGACCGTCAGAAAAGAACCAGCACATCATGCGCCACCACAAAGATGTTGTCCAGGCAGAGTGA